One segment of Mycobacterium spongiae DNA contains the following:
- a CDS encoding enoyl-CoA hydratase codes for MSLVLVEHPQPQIALITLNRPERMNSMAFDVMVPLKEALEKVNYDNSVRVVVLTGAGRGFSSGADHKSAGAVPHAEKLTRPTYALRSMELLDDVILALRRLHQPVIAAVNGPAIGGGLCLALAADIRVAATSAYFRAAGINNGLTASELGLSYLLPRAIGSSRAFEIMLTGRDVSAEEAERIGLVSSRVPESELLDTCYGIATRMAAFSRPGIELTKRTLWSGLDAASLETHMQAEGLGQLFVRLLTTNFEEAVAARAEKRPPVFTDDK; via the coding sequence GTGAGTCTGGTTCTTGTTGAACACCCGCAGCCGCAGATTGCGCTGATCACTCTCAACCGGCCCGAGCGGATGAACTCCATGGCCTTCGACGTCATGGTGCCGCTCAAGGAGGCACTGGAAAAGGTCAACTACGACAATTCGGTGCGGGTGGTCGTGCTGACCGGAGCGGGTCGCGGATTCTCCTCAGGCGCCGATCACAAATCCGCGGGTGCGGTGCCACACGCCGAGAAGTTGACCCGGCCGACCTACGCCCTGCGCTCCATGGAGCTTCTCGATGACGTCATCCTCGCGCTGCGGCGGCTGCACCAGCCGGTGATCGCTGCGGTGAACGGGCCGGCCATCGGTGGCGGCCTGTGTCTGGCTCTGGCCGCGGACATCCGGGTGGCCGCGACAAGCGCCTACTTCCGGGCGGCCGGGATCAACAATGGTCTGACGGCCAGCGAACTGGGGCTGAGCTACCTGCTGCCCAGGGCTATCGGCTCGTCGCGAGCCTTCGAGATCATGCTGACGGGCCGCGACGTCAGTGCCGAGGAGGCCGAGCGTATCGGCCTGGTTTCGTCTCGTGTGCCGGAAAGCGAGTTGTTGGACACGTGCTATGGGATCGCTACGCGGATGGCGGCTTTCTCGCGACCGGGAATTGAGTTGACGAAACGTACGCTGTGGAGTGGACTGGACGCCGCCAGTCTGGAGACGCATATGCAGGCCGAGGGACTCGGACAGCTCTTCGTGCGGCTGCTCACCACCAACTTCGAAGAAGCCGTTGCCGCACGCGCCGAGAAACGGCCGCCGGTGTTCACCGATGACAAGTAG
- a CDS encoding acyl-CoA dehydrogenase produces MGHYIANVRDLEFNLFEVLNLGAVLGAGRYSDLDVDTARTILAEAARLAEGPIADSFGFADRNPPVFDPEAHTIIVPEELAKTVVAIKEAGWWRLGLAEDIGGMPAPPPLTWAVNEMIYCANPSACFFNTGPLMAQALYVEGNEQQRQWAAIGVERGWQATMVLTEPDAGSDVGAGRTKAIEQADGTWHIEGVKRFISGGDVGDTAENIFHLVLARPEGAGPGTKGLSLFYVPNYLFDPETLDLAARNGVYATGLEHKMGLKSSPTCELTFGATDVPAVGYLVGGVHNGIAQMFTVIEHARMTIGVKAAGTLSTGYLNALAYAKERVQGADITQMTDKTAPRVTIMHHPDVRRSLMTQKAYSEGLRALYLYAAAHQDDEVAQQVSGADHGMAHRVDDLLLPIVKGVSSERAYETLTESLQTLGGSGFLVDYPIEQYIRDAKIDSLYEGTTAIQALDFFFRKIVRDHGQALQFVMGRVTHTIENISPALKPQAEILQTALDDVTAMTSALTGYLMSAAQHPTDIYKVGLASVRYLLAVGDLLIGWLLLVQAGVAHAALTESPSNDRSNDTAFYRGKIAVATFFAKNMLPKLTGLRAVIESIDDEVMRLPEAAF; encoded by the coding sequence TTGGGGCACTACATCGCCAACGTCCGCGATCTCGAGTTCAACCTGTTCGAGGTTCTCAACCTCGGCGCCGTCCTCGGTGCGGGCCGCTATAGCGATCTCGACGTTGACACGGCACGGACGATACTGGCCGAAGCTGCTCGGCTGGCAGAAGGCCCGATCGCCGACTCCTTCGGGTTCGCCGACCGCAATCCACCGGTATTCGACCCCGAGGCACACACCATCATCGTGCCGGAGGAATTGGCCAAGACGGTCGTGGCGATCAAAGAGGCCGGGTGGTGGCGGCTGGGCTTGGCCGAGGACATCGGCGGCATGCCTGCGCCCCCGCCGCTGACCTGGGCAGTCAACGAGATGATTTACTGCGCTAACCCATCGGCCTGCTTCTTCAACACGGGGCCGTTGATGGCTCAGGCGCTCTATGTCGAGGGCAACGAGCAGCAGCGACAGTGGGCAGCGATCGGTGTGGAGCGCGGCTGGCAGGCGACCATGGTGCTCACCGAACCCGACGCCGGCTCCGACGTCGGGGCAGGGCGCACCAAGGCTATCGAGCAAGCCGACGGTACCTGGCACATCGAAGGCGTCAAGCGCTTCATTTCTGGCGGCGACGTGGGCGATACGGCAGAGAACATCTTTCATCTCGTGCTGGCGCGGCCCGAGGGCGCCGGCCCGGGTACGAAAGGGCTGAGCCTGTTCTATGTGCCCAACTATCTTTTTGACCCAGAAACCTTGGATTTGGCCGCCCGCAACGGGGTTTACGCCACCGGGCTGGAACACAAGATGGGTCTGAAGTCCTCACCGACCTGCGAATTGACGTTTGGCGCCACCGATGTACCGGCCGTTGGCTACCTGGTCGGCGGCGTGCACAACGGAATTGCCCAGATGTTCACCGTCATCGAACACGCCCGCATGACGATTGGCGTCAAGGCCGCCGGTACGTTGTCCACGGGCTACCTCAACGCGCTCGCCTACGCCAAGGAACGGGTGCAGGGCGCCGACATCACCCAGATGACCGACAAGACCGCACCGCGGGTCACCATCATGCACCACCCGGATGTGCGCCGCAGCCTGATGACCCAAAAGGCGTACTCCGAGGGACTACGGGCGCTGTATCTCTATGCCGCCGCACATCAAGACGACGAAGTCGCACAACAGGTTTCGGGCGCTGACCATGGCATGGCGCACCGCGTCGACGATCTGCTGCTGCCTATTGTCAAAGGAGTGAGCTCGGAACGAGCCTACGAGACTCTGACCGAGTCCCTGCAAACCTTGGGCGGGTCGGGCTTTTTGGTCGACTACCCGATTGAGCAGTACATCCGCGACGCCAAGATCGATTCCCTCTACGAAGGCACCACAGCCATCCAGGCCCTGGACTTCTTTTTCCGAAAGATCGTCCGCGATCATGGCCAGGCACTCCAGTTCGTGATGGGCCGCGTGACCCACACCATCGAGAACATCAGCCCGGCGCTGAAGCCTCAAGCCGAGATCCTGCAAACCGCGCTCGATGATGTCACGGCGATGACGAGTGCGCTCACCGGCTACCTGATGTCGGCCGCACAACATCCGACCGACATCTACAAGGTCGGGCTGGCATCGGTGCGGTACCTGCTCGCCGTGGGCGACCTGTTGATCGGCTGGCTCCTGCTGGTGCAGGCCGGCGTCGCCCACGCCGCGCTCACGGAATCGCCGTCGAACGACCGCAGCAATGACACCGCGTTCTATCGGGGCAAGATCGCGGTTGCGACATTCTTCGCCAAGAACATGCTGCCGAAACTGACCGGGCTGCGCGCTGTCATCGAATCCATCGACGACGAGGTCATGCGCCTGCCCGAAGCTGCTTTCTGA
- the sufD gene encoding Fe-S cluster assembly protein SufD: MTAQDVTAAVEGSAPNKGEQFASFDVDAFEVPHGRDEIWRFTPLRRLRGLHDGSAGASGSASITVSEQPGVAVDRARRGEARLGQGGTPADRVAAQAFSSFNSATLVTVARDTQIAEPVNIAVAGPGAGAVAYGHLQIRVEELSEAVVVVDNRGSGTYADNVEFVVDDAARLTVVWIADWADDAVHLSAHHARLGKDATLRHVTVTLGGEVVRMSANVRFCAPGGDAQLLGLYFADDGQHLESRLLVDHAEPDCRSNVLYKGALQGDPASSLPDAHTVWVGDVLIRAKATGTDTFEVNRNLVLTDGARADSVPNLEIETGEIAGAGHASATGRFDDEQLFYLRSRGIPEEQARRLVVRGFFGEIISKIAVPEVRERLTAAIEHELEISESKATEKTTVT; the protein is encoded by the coding sequence ATGACCGCTCAGGACGTGACAGCAGCCGTCGAAGGGAGTGCACCGAACAAGGGAGAGCAGTTCGCCTCCTTCGACGTGGATGCTTTCGAGGTTCCCCACGGTCGCGACGAAATCTGGCGGTTCACCCCGTTGCGGCGGTTGCGTGGTCTGCACGACGGTTCGGCTGGGGCTTCCGGCAGCGCTTCGATCACCGTCAGCGAGCAGCCCGGCGTAGCCGTGGACAGAGCTCGCCGCGGCGAGGCGCGCCTTGGTCAGGGGGGCACTCCCGCTGACCGTGTTGCCGCGCAGGCCTTTTCGTCGTTCAATTCCGCCACACTGGTTACGGTTGCACGGGACACACAGATCGCCGAGCCAGTGAACATCGCTGTCGCAGGGCCCGGCGCGGGCGCGGTAGCCTACGGGCACTTGCAGATCCGAGTCGAGGAGCTAAGCGAAGCGGTCGTGGTCGTCGACAACCGAGGCAGCGGAACCTACGCGGACAACGTCGAGTTCGTCGTCGACGACGCCGCCCGGCTCACCGTTGTGTGGATCGCCGACTGGGCCGACGACGCGGTGCACCTGAGCGCCCACCATGCGCGATTGGGTAAAGATGCGACGCTGCGGCATGTGACCGTGACGCTGGGCGGCGAAGTGGTCCGGATGTCAGCGAACGTGCGGTTCTGTGCCCCGGGTGGCGACGCTCAACTCCTCGGCCTGTACTTCGCCGACGATGGCCAGCACCTCGAGTCGCGGTTGCTGGTCGACCACGCCGAGCCCGACTGCAGATCCAACGTGCTGTACAAGGGTGCGCTGCAGGGTGATCCAGCTTCATCACTGCCCGACGCGCACACCGTTTGGGTTGGCGATGTCCTCATCCGTGCGAAGGCCACCGGCACCGACACCTTCGAGGTGAACCGCAATCTGGTGCTCACCGACGGCGCGCGCGCCGACTCGGTGCCCAACCTGGAGATCGAAACGGGGGAGATTGCCGGGGCTGGACACGCCAGTGCAACCGGCCGTTTCGATGACGAGCAGTTGTTCTACCTCCGCTCCCGGGGTATCCCGGAAGAGCAGGCGCGCAGGCTGGTGGTGCGCGGCTTCTTCGGCGAGATCATTTCCAAGATCGCCGTACCCGAGGTGCGTGAGCGCCTGACCGCAGCCATCGAACACGAATTGGAAATCTCAGAATCAAAGGCAACGGAGAAGACGACAGTCACATGA
- the trxA gene encoding thioredoxin, whose amino-acid sequence MTTQDLTAAQFNETINGNDMVLVDFWASWCGPCRAFAPTFTASSEKHTDVVHAKVDTEAEQELAAAAQIRSIPTLMAFKKGQLLFNQAGALPPAALEDLVQQLKAYEVGASDPVEAENT is encoded by the coding sequence GTGACTACCCAAGACCTCACTGCCGCGCAGTTCAACGAAACCATCAACGGCAACGACATGGTGCTTGTCGACTTCTGGGCTTCGTGGTGCGGCCCATGCCGTGCCTTCGCTCCGACGTTCACGGCATCGTCCGAGAAGCACACCGATGTGGTCCACGCCAAGGTCGATACCGAAGCCGAGCAGGAACTGGCAGCTGCCGCCCAGATCCGGTCCATCCCCACGCTTATGGCTTTCAAGAAGGGCCAGCTGTTGTTCAACCAGGCGGGCGCGTTGCCGCCGGCGGCCTTGGAGGACCTGGTGCAGCAGCTCAAGGCCTATGAGGTGGGGGCTTCCGACCCGGTCGAAGCCGAAAACACCTGA
- a CDS encoding cysteine desulfurase encodes MTISLGRRSPVVDLAAIRADFPILKRVMRSGNQLAYLDSGATSQRPVQVLDAEREFLTTSYGAVHRGAHQLMEEATDAYEQGRADIAAFVGADAGEVVFTKNATEALNLVSYVLGDTRFDRAVGPGDVIVTTELEHHANLIPWQELARRTGASLRWYGVTDSGRIDLDSLDLDERVKVVAFSHHSNVTGAITPVRELVTRAKAVGALTVLDACQSVPHQPVDFHGLDVDFAVFSGHKMLGPNGIGVLYGRQELLASMPPFLTGGSMIETVTMEASTYAPPPQRFEAGTPMTSQVVGLAAAARYLGAIGMDAVEAHESELVAAALAGLAGIDGVRIVGPTTMDNRGSPVSFVVDGVHAHDVGQVLDDEGVAVRVGHHCALPLHRRFDVAATARASFAVYNTSHEVDRLVAGVRRSREFFGRA; translated from the coding sequence ATGACCATCTCACTGGGTCGTCGCTCGCCAGTAGTGGATCTCGCCGCGATCCGCGCTGACTTCCCGATTCTGAAACGCGTCATGCGAAGCGGAAATCAGCTGGCCTACCTGGATTCCGGCGCGACATCACAGCGTCCGGTTCAGGTGCTCGATGCCGAGCGCGAGTTCCTCACCACCTCCTACGGGGCGGTGCACCGTGGCGCACACCAGCTGATGGAAGAGGCCACAGACGCCTACGAGCAGGGTAGGGCCGACATCGCGGCCTTCGTGGGCGCCGACGCCGGCGAGGTGGTCTTCACCAAGAACGCTACCGAGGCGCTCAATTTGGTGTCGTATGTCCTGGGGGACACGCGTTTCGACCGGGCGGTCGGACCCGGTGACGTGATCGTCACCACCGAGCTGGAGCACCACGCCAATCTGATCCCGTGGCAAGAGCTGGCCAGGCGTACCGGTGCTTCGTTGCGCTGGTACGGCGTTACCGACAGCGGCCGCATCGACCTCGACTCGTTGGACCTCGACGAGCGCGTCAAAGTGGTTGCCTTCAGCCATCACTCGAATGTGACCGGCGCGATCACACCGGTGCGTGAGTTGGTCACCCGGGCTAAGGCGGTGGGCGCGCTGACCGTGTTGGATGCCTGCCAGTCGGTACCGCATCAGCCGGTTGACTTCCATGGTCTAGATGTCGACTTCGCGGTATTTTCTGGCCATAAGATGCTGGGTCCCAACGGAATCGGTGTCTTATATGGTCGCCAGGAGTTGCTCGCGTCGATGCCGCCATTCCTTACCGGTGGCTCGATGATCGAAACGGTGACCATGGAAGCCAGCACGTACGCACCGCCGCCGCAGCGCTTCGAGGCGGGTACTCCGATGACATCCCAAGTTGTCGGGTTGGCCGCCGCAGCGCGCTATCTCGGCGCCATCGGTATGGACGCCGTCGAAGCCCACGAAAGCGAGCTGGTTGCGGCGGCACTGGCGGGTTTGGCTGGTATCGACGGCGTCCGCATTGTCGGACCGACGACGATGGACAACCGCGGATCGCCGGTGTCGTTTGTCGTTGACGGTGTGCACGCTCATGATGTCGGCCAGGTCCTCGACGACGAGGGCGTCGCGGTCCGGGTCGGCCACCACTGTGCGTTACCCCTGCACCGCAGGTTCGATGTCGCAGCCACCGCGCGTGCGTCATTTGCCGTGTACAACACCAGCCACGAAGTGGACCGGCTGGTGGCCGGCGTGCGACGGTCGCGCGAATTTTTCGGCAGGGCGTGA
- a CDS encoding metal-sulfur cluster assembly factor gives MSESIASDEVLLADLEEAMRDVVDPELGINVVDLGLVYGLNVQDGDEGTVALIDMTLTSAACPLTDVIEDQSRSALVGSGLVSDMRINWVWNPPWGPDKITEDGREQLRALGFTV, from the coding sequence ATGAGCGAATCAATCGCGTCTGATGAGGTGTTGCTCGCCGATCTTGAGGAGGCGATGCGTGACGTCGTCGACCCGGAGCTCGGGATCAACGTCGTCGACCTTGGGTTGGTCTATGGCCTGAACGTGCAAGACGGCGACGAAGGAACCGTCGCGCTGATCGACATGACGTTGACGTCGGCGGCCTGTCCGCTGACCGATGTCATCGAGGACCAGTCGCGCAGCGCGTTGGTCGGCAGCGGCCTGGTCAGCGATATGCGCATCAACTGGGTCTGGAACCCGCCCTGGGGTCCGGACAAGATCACCGAAGACGGTCGCGAGCAGCTGCGCGCTCTCGGCTTCACCGTCTGA
- a CDS encoding heavy metal translocating P-type ATPase, with translation MPLTALEATSREVPFDSDRDPITRPSRWRTALWSVVSVRWAAVALMLFLAGLAAQLNGAPQTVWWTLYLACYLAGGWGSAWAGAQALRNKALDVDLLMIVAAIGAVAIGQIFDGALLIVIFATSGALDDVATKHTAESVKGLLNLAPDQAVLVDGDGRERVVPASDVAVGDRVLVRPGERISADGVVLSGSSEVDQHTITGESLPVSKTNGDEVFAGTVNGSGVLQVVVTRDPSQTVVARIVELVAEASATKAKTQLFIEKIEQRYSVGVVGATLALIAVPLLLGAPLQPVLLRAMTFMIVASPCAVVLATMPPLLAAIANAGRHGVLVKSTVVVEHLADTSIVALDKTGTLTCGVPRLATVEPLNDLMGVERLLQLAAAAEQPSEHPLGRAIVGEARRRGIAIPAADDFRALPGRGVRATVGRDCVEICSPHSYQGAPPAELAPILETGETAAIVLLDGVAIGVLGLTDEVRPDAAASVASLADLTAAPPVLLTGDNGRAAMRVAQHAGITDVRSALLPEQKVEAVRGLQSDGHRVLVVGDGVNDAPAMAAARTSVAMGAGADLTLQTADGVTVRDELHTIPTIIGLARRARRVVTVNLMIAATFITVLVLWDLFGQLPLPLGVAGHEGSTIIVALNGMRLLTNRSWRTAASVVR, from the coding sequence ATGCCCTTGACCGCCCTCGAAGCGACGAGCCGCGAGGTGCCTTTCGACAGCGATCGGGACCCCATCACGCGGCCTTCGCGCTGGCGGACAGCGTTATGGTCGGTGGTTTCCGTCCGCTGGGCGGCGGTCGCGCTGATGCTGTTTCTTGCTGGGCTGGCTGCGCAGCTTAACGGGGCACCCCAAACAGTTTGGTGGACACTGTATTTGGCGTGCTACCTCGCGGGCGGGTGGGGCTCAGCGTGGGCTGGGGCGCAGGCGTTGCGGAACAAAGCCCTCGATGTCGATTTGCTGATGATTGTCGCGGCGATCGGAGCGGTCGCGATCGGTCAGATCTTCGACGGTGCGCTGCTGATCGTGATTTTCGCGACTTCGGGTGCCCTCGACGACGTTGCCACCAAACACACCGCGGAATCCGTCAAGGGCTTGCTCAACCTCGCGCCGGATCAGGCCGTGCTGGTGGATGGCGACGGCCGCGAGCGCGTGGTTCCGGCCAGCGACGTGGCCGTGGGTGATCGCGTCTTGGTTCGGCCGGGGGAGCGGATATCCGCCGACGGCGTGGTGCTGTCGGGGTCCTCTGAGGTCGACCAGCACACGATCACCGGGGAATCACTGCCGGTGAGCAAGACCAACGGCGACGAGGTTTTTGCTGGCACCGTGAACGGATCGGGTGTCTTGCAGGTTGTGGTCACCCGCGATCCATCGCAGACGGTGGTCGCCCGGATTGTCGAACTCGTCGCCGAAGCTTCGGCCACCAAGGCCAAGACCCAGCTCTTCATCGAGAAAATCGAACAGCGCTACTCGGTCGGTGTGGTGGGGGCCACCCTTGCTCTCATCGCGGTTCCGTTGCTGCTCGGCGCACCGCTACAGCCGGTGTTACTGCGCGCCATGACGTTCATGATTGTGGCATCTCCGTGCGCCGTCGTCCTGGCCACCATGCCGCCGCTGCTTGCGGCGATCGCCAACGCCGGCCGCCACGGCGTGCTGGTCAAGTCCACGGTGGTCGTCGAACACCTTGCCGACACGAGCATCGTCGCCCTCGACAAGACCGGGACACTGACCTGCGGCGTCCCGCGACTGGCCACCGTCGAACCGCTGAACGATCTGATGGGCGTGGAGCGGCTACTGCAATTGGCAGCTGCCGCAGAACAACCCAGCGAGCACCCGCTCGGCCGGGCGATCGTTGGGGAAGCTCGTCGGCGTGGCATCGCCATCCCCGCTGCTGACGACTTCCGTGCACTGCCGGGCCGCGGGGTCCGTGCCACCGTGGGTCGCGACTGCGTGGAGATCTGCAGCCCGCACAGCTACCAGGGAGCCCCCCCGGCAGAACTGGCGCCGATCCTCGAGACCGGCGAGACGGCCGCGATCGTCTTGCTAGACGGCGTTGCGATCGGGGTGCTCGGACTCACCGATGAGGTTCGTCCCGACGCCGCCGCGTCCGTCGCGTCGCTGGCAGACCTGACCGCGGCGCCCCCAGTGCTGCTCACCGGTGACAACGGACGCGCTGCCATGCGGGTCGCCCAGCATGCCGGAATCACCGACGTGCGTTCGGCTTTGCTGCCGGAGCAGAAAGTCGAGGCCGTCCGCGGCTTACAGAGCGACGGTCATCGGGTGCTAGTCGTCGGCGACGGTGTTAACGATGCTCCGGCCATGGCCGCCGCCCGGACCTCGGTCGCCATGGGCGCAGGTGCCGACCTCACCCTGCAGACCGCGGACGGCGTCACCGTTCGTGACGAGCTGCACACGATCCCCACGATCATCGGGCTAGCTCGGCGGGCTCGTCGAGTTGTGACCGTCAACCTGATGATCGCCGCGACCTTTATCACCGTGCTCGTCCTGTGGGACCTGTTCGGGCAACTGCCGCTACCGCTGGGCGTAGCCGGTCACGAGGGGTCGACGATCATCGTCGCGCTCAACGGCATGCGCCTACTGACCAACCGGTCCTGGCGCACCGCGGCGTCCGTCGTGCGCTAG
- the sufC gene encoding Fe-S cluster assembly ATPase SufC: MTTLEIKDLHVSVEDPNAADGERDIPILNGVNLTVRSGEIHALMGPNGSGKSTLSYAIAGHPKYQVTSGSVHLDGADLLAMSIDERARAGLFLAMQYPVEVPGVSMSNFLRSAATAIRGEPPKLRHWVKEVKAAMAALDIDPAFAERSVNEGFSGGEKKRHEILQLELLKPKIAILDETDSGLDVDALRVVSDGVNRYAGSEHGGILLITHYTRILRYIHPEYVHVFIGGRIAESGGSELADELEQNGYVRFTQAAAKA, from the coding sequence ATGACGACTCTGGAAATCAAAGACCTCCATGTCAGCGTCGAAGACCCCAACGCTGCCGACGGGGAGCGCGACATTCCCATCCTCAACGGTGTCAATCTCACAGTGAGATCCGGTGAGATACACGCCCTGATGGGCCCCAACGGCTCGGGCAAGTCCACGCTGTCGTACGCGATCGCGGGCCACCCCAAGTACCAAGTGACTTCGGGTTCCGTCCACCTCGACGGCGCGGACCTGCTGGCGATGAGCATTGACGAGCGCGCGCGGGCCGGACTGTTCTTGGCCATGCAGTATCCCGTCGAGGTGCCGGGCGTCTCGATGTCGAACTTTCTGCGCTCGGCCGCGACTGCCATCCGCGGCGAGCCGCCCAAGCTGCGCCACTGGGTGAAGGAGGTCAAAGCTGCGATGGCCGCGCTTGACATCGACCCGGCATTCGCAGAGCGGAGTGTCAACGAGGGCTTCTCCGGTGGCGAGAAGAAACGTCACGAGATCCTGCAGCTGGAACTGCTCAAGCCCAAGATTGCCATCCTGGACGAGACGGACTCCGGCCTGGATGTGGATGCCCTGCGTGTGGTCAGCGACGGTGTCAACCGCTACGCCGGATCCGAGCACGGTGGCATCCTGTTGATCACGCACTACACCCGCATCCTGCGCTACATCCATCCCGAATACGTGCACGTATTCATCGGCGGGCGCATCGCCGAATCCGGTGGATCGGAGCTGGCCGACGAACTCGAGCAAAACGGCTACGTGCGGTTCACGCAGGCGGCCGCGAAGGCATAG
- a CDS encoding thioredoxin family protein, whose product MPTRDLTPAVFKPTIDSHDNVLVYFWAPKCGPCEVFTPTYEASSNKHFDVVHGKVNMETQKELVEILQVTLMPTLMAYRKGKLVFKQGGIADAAVMDNLVQHLRTHKLKNDPAAERPRLI is encoded by the coding sequence GTGCCTACCCGAGACCTCACTCCGGCGGTTTTCAAGCCCACCATCGACTCCCACGACAACGTGCTCGTCTACTTCTGGGCGCCCAAGTGCGGGCCATGTGAGGTGTTCACACCAACCTATGAGGCCTCGTCGAACAAACACTTCGACGTGGTGCACGGCAAGGTCAACATGGAGACGCAGAAGGAGCTGGTGGAGATCCTTCAGGTGACCCTAATGCCTACCCTGATGGCCTATCGCAAGGGCAAGCTGGTGTTCAAGCAGGGCGGCATTGCCGATGCCGCGGTGATGGACAACCTGGTCCAGCACCTCAGGACACACAAGCTCAAGAATGACCCCGCGGCAGAGCGGCCGCGCCTGATCTGA
- the sufU gene encoding Fe-S cluster assembly sulfur transfer protein SufU produces the protein MRLEQIYQDVILDHYKHPQHRGLREPFAAQVYHVNPVCGDEITLRVTLSADDGGIEDVSYDGQGCSISQAATSVLTQQVIGQSVPEALKTIAAFTEMVSSRGSVQGDEDVLGDAVAFAGVAKYPARIKCALLGWMACKDALAQASGAVEEMRDERINRV, from the coding sequence TTGCGCCTGGAACAGATCTATCAGGACGTGATCCTCGATCACTATAAGCACCCGCAACACCGCGGTTTGCGCGAGCCGTTCGCCGCACAGGTCTACCACGTGAACCCGGTCTGCGGCGACGAGATCACCTTGCGGGTAACCCTTTCCGCCGACGATGGCGGCATCGAGGATGTATCCTATGACGGGCAGGGATGTTCGATCAGCCAGGCCGCGACGTCGGTGCTGACTCAGCAAGTCATCGGTCAGAGCGTGCCAGAGGCCCTGAAGACCATCGCGGCGTTCACTGAAATGGTGTCCTCGCGTGGATCGGTGCAGGGGGATGAGGATGTCCTGGGCGACGCGGTTGCGTTTGCCGGAGTAGCCAAGTATCCGGCGCGGATCAAGTGCGCGTTGCTCGGATGGATGGCGTGCAAAGACGCGCTGGCTCAAGCCAGCGGAGCCGTTGAGGAGATGAGGGATGAGCGAATCAATCGCGTCTGA